CACATGTAATGGGAATGGTTAGTTCTGTATTGGATGCTTATATTCATACAGATAGCGACAAAGCAATCAAAATCGCTCAAAGTGATAGAGTAACAAATGATTATTTTAAATCGATTTATCGTCATTCAATTAAAGCTATGGAACAAGATACTGAAACAGTTATTGTTGGAGCTGATTATTTACAGGTTGCTGGATATTTAGAACGTATCGGGGATTATGTCTGCAATATCTGTGAGTGGATTATCTACTTAAGAACAGGTAAAATATCCGAATTAGCAGCAACAATGCATGAAGATGAATAATCAATTAAAACACTTAGATTTATTATCTAAGTGTTTTTTATATATTTTAAAGATTTTATATTCACTTTAAATGGCCTTTTAAGAATAAATATTAATTTTTACGTTATTTTATGAATAAATATGTTGAGGAGGTACCTTGAAATAGATAATATTGAACATAATTTAATTTGTAGAAATTAGAGGAATATAATATGACAAAAGAAAAAGTAGGTTTAGCTTATTCAGATAGATTGGATACATCAGTAGCAATTAGTTGGTTAAAAAAGAGTATGATGTGGTTGCTGTTTACTTGGATGTAGGTGAAGGGAAAGATTTAGATTTATTAAAGAAAAAGCCTTGACAGTTGGCGCTATTGAATCTTATGTGATTGATGTTCGTGAAGAGTTTGTGACTGATGTTGTCTTACCAGCCTTACCAACACATGCTTACTATGAGCAAAAATACCCATTAGTATCGGCTTTAAGTCGTCTATTAATTTTAAAAAAATTAGTAGAATTAGCGCATCAAGTTGATGCAACAGTGATGGCATATGAGTGTCTAGGGGCGATGACACTCTTACCGGATCATAAAGAAAGTGAAGATTGAACACTCGTACGCGAAGTATCGCATTTTAAACCAATTTTAGAAAACACATTGTCTAATTTAATAGACAATGCATTATGATTTAATCCAGCGATACAAGCGATTTTAGCATACATTAAAGAAACACAAAAAGTAGTTAATGGAACCGCAAAAGTGAAATTATACAAGAGGAGAGCCACTGTTAAGAAGACAAAGAAGGCATGTTTGATACTATTGAGACAATGGGTGTGTCAATGGTTATTTTGACAGATATGTTGGAAACCATGACACTCAATAAAGAAAAAATGCTTTATTTAGCTGAAAAAGATTGTTCTCATGTAACCGCATTGGCAGATTATTTAGCTTCTAAGTGAGTACCATCTAGACAAGCTCATGAAATCTTAGGGTTACTTGTTCTAGAATGTGCTACTGCTGGTTGTTATTTACAAGATGTTCCTCTAACTCGTTACCAAGAATTATCTCTTTTAATAGATAAGGATATATATGACGTGTTACAGTCCCAAACGGCTGTGAAACGAAGGAATAGTCTTGGTGGAACTGGCTTTGAACAAGTAAAGAATCAAATTTCTCTGGCAAAATCAACGCTATCAAGTGAGTAAAGCGTTCATATAATAGTTGGCGGGTGAAGACAATATGATTAAAAATGTCATTTTTTTGTAACCTTTTTATGATGAATTTATGTTATAGTTTACAATGAAAATAATAAATAGAAATAGAATTGGAGTTAGACTATACATGAGATTTAAAAAAATGATTGCCTTTACTTTATTAACAACAACTCTATCTGGATTTGTTTGTCCGGCTGTTATTCATGCTGAGAGTGTTGATAAAAAAATAGAGGACTCTCAAAAAAAAATAGATGAGTTAAATGCAAAGAAACAGGCATCAGATAAAACGCTATCTGATTTAGATTCAACTATTGCTAAATTGGATAAAGATATCAATAAGGTGTTAGAAGAAAAGGCATCATTAGAAAAAGAAATTAATTCATTAACAAAAGAAATAGATGATTTAACAATCATTATTAATAAGCGGAACAAACAAATAGAAAGTCAAGCTCGTTCTATGCAGTTAAATAGGGAAGATCAAGATTTGGTCAATGTTATCTTAGAGTCAGAATCAATATCTGATGCACTTAGTCGAACAGTAGCCTATTCTAAATTAGTCTCAGCTAATAAAGATATTATGGATGAACAAAAAAAAGATCAAGCTACCTTAGCTAAGAAAAAAGAAACATTAAATAAAAAAGTTGTTGATGTTAACAAGACTGCTAAAGAGTTAAAAACAAAACAAGAAAAATTAGAAAAAAGTAAAGCAGAGCAAGTTGCTTTGGCAGATAAAATTTTAAAAGAGTTATCAAAAGAAACAGATAATAAATCTGCATATGAATCACAAAAAGCAGAAGCTAAACGTATTTCTGAAGAAAATAAAAAACGTTTGAAAGAATTATCGGATAAACAAGCAGCAGCTAAAAAAGCGTTACAAGAACAACGTGAAAAAGAACAAAAAGAAGCAGAAGCTAAACAATTAGAAGCTCAATCGAGCCTTTCCATTTCTAAGCAATCTAGTGCGATTGGAAAGAGTAATAATAATACCAAAACAGATGAAGACAAAAATGAAACAATCTCACTACCAAGTCAAGATGGCTTCTCATTGCCACTTTCTGGAGGGTATACGATAACGAGTGGGTTTGGTTCCAGAACGGATCCAACTGGTTACTCAGGAGATCATCATGATGGAATTGATTTAGCTACTGGAGCAGGAACGCCAATATTGGCATCTAGAGCTGGTCAAGTAGTGGAAGCAAGTTATCATCCAAGTGCTGGTAATCACGTGATTATTTTACATGACAATGGATTGTATACATACTATATGCATATGACAAATATCGGTACAAGTGTTGGCTCAGTAGTTGACGCAGGAGACACAATTGGGACAGTCGGATCAACAGGAAATTCAACAGGAGCCCATTTACATTTTGGTATTAGTTCTAGTTTATGGAGTGGATTTATTAATCCAACGTCTATCTTATCCTTTTAGTCAGTAAGCTATAAAAACCTTAAAATTTATTTTAAGGTTTTTATTTTTTAGAATGATAAACGAATAAGTCTTGGTATACAGGAATAAATCCAACTCAAGTCCTATGACATTTCTTTAAAAATAAGACATAATATGAGTGTAGGTTAGTAATGTGATAGATAAAGAAGTTAAGAGGAGGATATATAATGAACGAACGTGAACGAATTTTAGACTTAGTTAAAAAAGGTATTTTAACAACTGATGAGGCATTAGTATTATTAGAAAATATTGCCACAGAAAAAGATGAAAAATTAATTGATAATGAAGCCAAGCAAGTAAATTATAAATCAGCAGAAAGCCAATCCAAAACAGGATACAATGATAGTAAAGTATTAGAAAGAGTGTTAGAAAAATTAGCAGAAGAAGAAAATAGAAAATCTGTAGAATATGATGAATTAACAGTTGAAATTCAAGGATTAAGACAAGATATTCGAGAAATTGAAGAACAACTGACAGTCTTTGATACAATGGAAGATTTAGATACATTGACTCCTGAAAAAGAAGCTGAGCGAGAGCAACTAAAAAAAGATTTAGCTTATTTAAAAGAAACAGATATTCAATTATCTAATGACAAAGCAGAATTAAATGAAGAATTAAAATCGATAAAAAAAGAGCGTCGTGATGCACAAGAAACAGAAAAAATATTAGGGTTTGATATTCCAAAAGATTGGAAAGAACAAACCAATCAAAAAATAAACCATGCGTCTGGTAAAGTAGAAGAAGCAGGTAAATACTTTGGTGATTTTTTGAAAAAAACAGTGGATGCGGTTAGTTCTACCGTTTCTGATAATGTGGAATGGAAAGACGTGAATATCAAAGTACCTGGTGTAAGTTCTCATAGTTTTACACATGAATTTCTTTATCCAAATAGTACAGCTACGTTGATTGATGTCAAAGTAGCAAATGGTAAAGTTAAATTTAAAACATGGAACCAACCAGATGTTAAGATCGTTGCAAACATTAAGTTTTATGGTAAATTAAACAATAACACACCATTTGAAGCATTCATTGAGCGTAGTGAAATTGTTGTAGATGAAGAAAACATTTCATTTCAAGTACCAAACAAACGACTAAGTTGTGAATTAGATTTTTATTTACCACAACATTTATTTGATCATGTGTCAGTGAAAATGTTAAATGGCGATATTAAAGTTGAAGATATGTTACTGGGTGATATTTTCCTCAAATCAACAAATGGTAAAATGAAGGTAAAAAATATTAAAGCAACTATGCTTGAAGTTGAAGGTGTTAATGGTGATATTCAAGTAGAAGATAGTGACATTGTAGATTTTATTGGTCAAACTGTTAACGGTGAATTAATCAGTAAATCCGTTATTGAGCATACTAATGTATCATTAATTAATGGCGCAGTAAAAGTTACTTCAAATGATTTAAAAACAAAAAAAATTAAAGCAACTGTGGTAAATGGAGACATCAAAGTTTCCCTTGCAAAACAAGCAGGTATTCAAGCAGATTGCCAAACGAATTTTGGCTCAATTAAAAATCGTTTTAGTAACATTGATATTTTAAAAGAAAAGAAAGAGCGAATGAATCAAATGGTTGAATTTGTTCGACAAGATGATAATATGGTTCAATTATCTTTAAATACGACAACAGGAAGTATTTACTTGAAAGATAATGACTAATAGATGGAGTGAAAAAAAATGGGAAGAAAACTAACAAAATCAAGTAATAATATTGTTTTAACAGGAACATTAGCAGGTATTGCAGAATATTTTAATATCGATCCAACCTTGGTAAGAATCATTTATGTGATTTTATCAATGTTTACACTAGGTTCACCAATTATTTTATATATTTTGCTAGCCTTAATTGTTCCAGGTTCAAATAAACAAAGTAGACCACGTTCTCCATATGAAGGATATGGCGGTTATAATTATGAAGAATCATCTAAACAATATAAAGCAAAACGACCAAGAAAAGAAGCACAAAAAGTAGAAGAAGATGACTGGAGTGACTTTTAGTGACATACTTTCAACGTCTAATTATTAATACGTTGGCGTTCATCTCATTATCTGTATTATTTCCTTCCATGTTTTATGTTAATAGTTTTATGATAGCCATTGTGGCAAGTGTTGTTTTATCGGCATTAAATGTATTAGTAAAACCCATATTACATATCTTGTCACTACCTATTACACTCATAACATTTGGTTTGTTTAGTTTCGTGATAAATGGGATGATGTTAAAATTCACATCTGTGATTGTCGGTGAACAAAACTTTGCTTTCTCTAGTTTAGGAGCAGCAGTATTTATTTCGCTACTTCTTTCATTGATTAATTCCATTGTGATTAATAGACATGTCGATAGATATTAAAATTGTATGATAGTGAAGCATATAGTGTGTTAACACTGTATGCTTTTTTGTTTATTTATATGATTATCCGTTAGTTTATCTCTTTGCTAGATTTTTTATGTCTTTTGATTTAAACTGGTATTTATGAAAAAAATTTGAAAATGAACTATAAGAACAGATAAAGAAAGTCAGATGGAAACTCTTTTAAAAACTGATGGTAATGGTGTCAATGGGTTGGCAAAAAACATACCATTTACCCAATCGCTTCCAGATGTGGGGTATTTGCTAAAATAGATGTGCAATCATCGATTGAATCGTATTCGATTGATGTTAGCAACCGCTAAGAAAAATATGTAACCAACTGTTAAATTTTATAGATAATCTAAAGTAAAAACAAAACTTGATTTTTACTATAAAGTTATTTTATTATTTTTCTATCAGTGTATATGAGATAGGCTAGAACTATTGTAAATAGAGGAGAGTATGAACCTGTTTAATTTATCAGTAGATGAGATGATCATCCTTTTCAATTTCTAAGAACAGTTGTTTAATGTTAAAGATTAATCATGTGGGAGAGAGTAATGAACCAACAAAAATTAAAAAAAATTTATTTACTCATGATGTTTCTATTGATTATTATTTCAATAGTTATCAATGTTATTAATTTTCAATACAAAGAAATAATAGATATCATAATATTGCTTATTTTTGCTTTAGATAGTTTTTATACATTATGGAAAACCGATAATAAAAGGGATTATTTAAAACATCATTTTTTAGATTTTATTGCGATTATCCCATTTCATCATGCATTTCGTTTGGTAAAATTTTTTCCGCTTATCATGCAGAGTATACAAATCACTTCGCTTGGACAACGGTATTTATTACCTGTATTTTTGAAATTAAGAGAAACAGGTACAGGAAAACTTTTTAATACTTTTTTGATTATTTTTATTTTTTTACCGTTACCGTTACTATGGATCGAGCCTAATATTACAAATTATGAGGATTTGATTTGGTGGGAGATGCAGACTGTCACAACTGTTGGTTATGGGGATATTATGATTCAAACTGGGTTAGGAAGACTTGTCGGTGGGATATTAATGGTCTTAGGTGTTGGAATTATTTCAACTTTTACTAGTAACTTAACGCGGATTATTAGTCATTCTAAGAAGCCCAATCATAAAAAAGCAGATGATGTCATTGAAGAATTACTAAAACAAAAATCGTTTAATAAGGAAGATTTAGAAATCATTGAAGCTTGGTTAACATTAGAAAAAAAGAAACAACAAAAAATAGATAATACTAAAACATGATAAACAAACAGTCTCGATTTTTTATACGAGGCTGTTTTATTTTATATTATGATATAATTAAATAATGAAATATGACAAAATTGAAGCAAATTAAACTTTATAAAAAAATAAAGATGTTAGACCGGCAAGGTTTTTATAATCATAAAATTGATTTAGAGCATTTAATGATGTATAAAAAGATTGGGAAATTAAATATATCCATTAAAGAGTTAATTAATGAATTGAATATGTCATATTATATTAATGATTTAATAGGTAATTAGTCACTTGATATGAGACAACGATTATGTCGATGGATGAGGTGATGGATGGACTAGATCCAACAAACGTGACACTTATTTCAATCATTATGATAAAAAAAGAGATGAAAGAAAACTGATTATAATCACTTCCCATTTGTTGGATAACTTGGAGTAGTATGCAGATCGTATTTTCTTCCTATCAAATGGTCAATTAGAATTATTTTTTGACCGAAAGACTGGAACGAAAGATCAAACAAGGTATCTAAAAATAAATCAAGCGGATTGTCGTTTTTTATCAGAAGAGATCATAGAAAGAGGTCAATTATTAGCGGAAGGATTATTTTTACTACCATTAGATAATGGTGATGAGAAAGAATTATTCCTTAATCTACCTTTAGAAGAAATGAGTAGTGTGACGGTTTCAAGGCTCTCTTTAAAGGAAGCCTACGACATAAAATTTGGGTTAAATAAAAAAGATTAACCTGTAAAGAAAAAACACTTTACAAGAGTAATTAAAACTGTTAAACTATGCTTTGTGATTAAAACAAATCAAAAAATTTTTGGAGGTGCCTTAATAATGGCAGTTAAAATTCGTTTAAAACGTATGGGTTCTAAAAAGAAACCTTTTTATCGTATGGTAGTAGCAGATTCTCGTTCACCTCGTGATGGACGTTACATCGAAGTAGTGGGAACTTACAACCCATTAACAGATCCAGCTCAAGTAAAAGTTGAAGAAGACTTAATCTTAGACTGGTTATCAAAAGGAGCTCAACCTTCTGATACAGTACGTAACATTTTATCTCGTGAAGGAATCATGAAAAAACATCACGAAGCTAAATATACTAAAAAATAAGGTGGGCTTATGAATGACTGATGTAAAAGATTTGGTATTAACCATTGTCCGTCCGTTAGTTAGTCAACCCGATTTAGTTCACCTAGATGTAGAAGAATCTGAGGAATTTATGGAGTACAATTTAACAGTAGCTTCAGAAGATATCGGTCGTATCATTGGAAAACAAGGTCGTGTGGCGAAAGCAATTCGTACAATTGTTTACAGTGTTCGTACGGATCATTCTAAGAGAATTCGTTTAAACATTCTAGATGACAACAATTAAAAA
This genomic stretch from Vagococcus sp. CY52-2 harbors:
- the liaX gene encoding daptomycin-sensing surface protein LiaX; the encoded protein is MNERERILDLVKKGILTTDEALVLLENIATEKDEKLIDNEAKQVNYKSAESQSKTGYNDSKVLERVLEKLAEEENRKSVEYDELTVEIQGLRQDIREIEEQLTVFDTMEDLDTLTPEKEAEREQLKKDLAYLKETDIQLSNDKAELNEELKSIKKERRDAQETEKILGFDIPKDWKEQTNQKINHASGKVEEAGKYFGDFLKKTVDAVSSTVSDNVEWKDVNIKVPGVSSHSFTHEFLYPNSTATLIDVKVANGKVKFKTWNQPDVKIVANIKFYGKLNNNTPFEAFIERSEIVVDEENISFQVPNKRLSCELDFYLPQHLFDHVSVKMLNGDIKVEDMLLGDIFLKSTNGKMKVKNIKATMLEVEGVNGDIQVEDSDIVDFIGQTVNGELISKSVIEHTNVSLINGAVKVTSNDLKTKKIKATVVNGDIKVSLAKQAGIQADCQTNFGSIKNRFSNIDILKEKKERMNQMVEFVRQDDNMVQLSLNTTTGSIYLKDND
- the rpsP gene encoding 30S ribosomal protein S16, which codes for MAVKIRLKRMGSKKKPFYRMVVADSRSPRDGRYIEVVGTYNPLTDPAQVKVEEDLILDWLSKGAQPSDTVRNILSREGIMKKHHEAKYTKK
- a CDS encoding potassium channel family protein, with amino-acid sequence MNQQKLKKIYLLMMFLLIIISIVINVINFQYKEIIDIIILLIFALDSFYTLWKTDNKRDYLKHHFLDFIAIIPFHHAFRLVKFFPLIMQSIQITSLGQRYLLPVFLKLRETGTGKLFNTFLIIFIFLPLPLLWIEPNITNYEDLIWWEMQTVTTVGYGDIMIQTGLGRLVGGILMVLGVGIISTFTSNLTRIISHSKKPNHKKADDVIEELLKQKSFNKEDLEIIEAWLTLEKKKQQKIDNTKT
- a CDS encoding PspC domain-containing protein; this translates as MGRKLTKSSNNIVLTGTLAGIAEYFNIDPTLVRIIYVILSMFTLGSPIILYILLALIVPGSNKQSRPRSPYEGYGGYNYEESSKQYKAKRPRKEAQKVEEDDWSDF
- a CDS encoding murein hydrolase activator EnvC: MRFKKMIAFTLLTTTLSGFVCPAVIHAESVDKKIEDSQKKIDELNAKKQASDKTLSDLDSTIAKLDKDINKVLEEKASLEKEINSLTKEIDDLTIIINKRNKQIESQARSMQLNREDQDLVNVILESESISDALSRTVAYSKLVSANKDIMDEQKKDQATLAKKKETLNKKVVDVNKTAKELKTKQEKLEKSKAEQVALADKILKELSKETDNKSAYESQKAEAKRISEENKKRLKELSDKQAAAKKALQEQREKEQKEAEAKQLEAQSSLSISKQSSAIGKSNNNTKTDEDKNETISLPSQDGFSLPLSGGYTITSGFGSRTDPTGYSGDHHDGIDLATGAGTPILASRAGQVVEASYHPSAGNHVIILHDNGLYTYYMHMTNIGTSVGSVVDAGDTIGTVGSTGNSTGAHLHFGISSSLWSGFINPTSILSF
- a CDS encoding phage holin family protein, which encodes MTYFQRLIINTLAFISLSVLFPSMFYVNSFMIAIVASVVLSALNVLVKPILHILSLPITLITFGLFSFVINGMMLKFTSVIVGEQNFAFSSLGAAVFISLLLSLINSIVINRHVDRY
- a CDS encoding KH domain-containing protein codes for the protein MTDVKDLVLTIVRPLVSQPDLVHLDVEESEEFMEYNLTVASEDIGRIIGKQGRVAKAIRTIVYSVRTDHSKRIRLNILDDNN